From Paraburkholderia fungorum, the proteins below share one genomic window:
- the aepY gene encoding phosphonopyruvate decarboxylase produces the protein MIEAAQFVEAARERGFDWYAGVPCSYLTPFINYVLQDESLHYVSAANEGDAVALIAGVALGAQNGRRGITMMQNSGLGNAVSPLTSLTWTFRLPQLLIVTWRGQPGVADEPQHALMGPVTPAMLDTMEIPWETFPTEADAIGPALDRATAYMDETGRPYALVMQKGSVAPYELKDSGVSSRRAAIAPRAQFRDVAASELATRHDALQKVIAHTALDSTVVLASTGFCGRELYAIDDRPNQLYMVGSMGCVTPFALGLAMSRPDLHVVAVDGDGAALMRMGAFATLGAYGPSNLTHVLLDNGAHDSTGGQATVSSQVSFAGVAAACGYASAVESDDPAVIDELFDAPLADGPRFVRLAIRRGTPDGLPRPTITPPDVKTRLMRHIGAA, from the coding sequence ATGATCGAGGCGGCACAGTTCGTCGAGGCGGCGCGCGAGCGCGGCTTCGACTGGTACGCGGGCGTGCCGTGTTCGTATCTGACGCCGTTTATCAATTACGTGCTGCAGGACGAATCGTTGCATTACGTATCGGCAGCTAATGAGGGCGATGCGGTTGCGTTGATCGCGGGCGTCGCGCTGGGCGCGCAGAACGGCCGGCGCGGCATCACGATGATGCAGAACTCCGGCCTCGGCAATGCGGTGAGCCCGCTCACGTCGCTCACGTGGACCTTCCGTCTGCCGCAATTGCTGATCGTCACGTGGCGCGGCCAGCCCGGTGTCGCCGACGAACCGCAGCACGCGCTGATGGGCCCCGTCACGCCCGCGATGCTCGACACGATGGAAATTCCGTGGGAGACCTTCCCGACCGAAGCCGATGCCATCGGCCCGGCACTGGATCGCGCCACCGCCTACATGGACGAAACCGGCCGCCCGTATGCGCTCGTGATGCAGAAGGGCAGCGTCGCGCCGTACGAGTTAAAGGACAGCGGCGTTAGCTCGCGCCGCGCTGCGATTGCGCCGCGTGCGCAGTTCCGCGATGTCGCCGCGAGCGAACTCGCCACGCGCCACGACGCGCTGCAGAAGGTGATCGCGCATACGGCTCTCGACTCGACGGTGGTGCTGGCATCGACTGGATTTTGCGGCCGCGAACTCTACGCAATCGACGACCGTCCGAACCAGTTGTACATGGTCGGCTCGATGGGTTGTGTGACGCCGTTCGCGCTGGGTCTCGCGATGTCGCGTCCCGACCTGCACGTGGTCGCGGTCGACGGCGACGGCGCCGCGCTGATGCGGATGGGCGCGTTCGCGACGCTCGGCGCGTATGGTCCGTCGAATCTCACGCATGTGTTGCTCGATAACGGCGCGCACGACTCGACCGGCGGCCAGGCGACGGTGTCGTCGCAGGTGTCGTTTGCGGGCGTGGCTGCGGCGTGCGGTTATGCGTCGGCGGTGGAGAGCGACGACCCGGCCGTGATCGACGAACTGTTCGACGCGCCGCTCGCCGACGGTCCGCGCTTCGTGCGCCTCGCGATTCGCCGCGGCACGCCCGATGGCCTGCCGCGTCCCACCATCACGCCGCCCGATGTGAAGACGCGTTTGATGCGCCACATCGGCGCGGCATAG
- a CDS encoding nucleotidyltransferase family protein produces MAYASLATGVLLAAGFGSRFDPEGLHNKLLARMPDGTPVAHESAHRLLRVVTRVLAVVRPGSDALARLLNDAGCDVVFAHDAGRGMGASLAAGIEASDDADGWIVALADMPRIATTTIETVARALDDGASLAAPFYLGQRGHPVGFGIEHRDALLTLDGDTGAKSLLMSQFVTRLDVDDPGILRDVDTPEDLRNV; encoded by the coding sequence ATGGCCTACGCTTCGCTCGCCACTGGCGTGTTGCTCGCCGCCGGCTTCGGATCGCGCTTCGATCCGGAAGGTCTGCATAACAAGCTGCTTGCACGTATGCCCGATGGCACGCCGGTCGCGCATGAATCCGCGCACCGTTTGCTGCGGGTCGTGACGCGCGTGCTAGCTGTGGTGCGGCCCGGTTCCGACGCCCTCGCGCGGCTGTTGAACGACGCCGGTTGCGACGTGGTGTTTGCGCACGACGCCGGACGCGGCATGGGCGCGAGCCTCGCGGCCGGGATCGAGGCCAGCGACGACGCCGACGGCTGGATCGTCGCACTGGCGGACATGCCGCGCATCGCCACCACCACCATTGAAACCGTGGCCCGCGCGCTCGACGACGGCGCGTCGCTCGCCGCGCCGTTCTATCTGGGACAGCGGGGTCATCCGGTCGGCTTCGGCATCGAGCACCGCGATGCCCTCCTCACGCTAGACGGAGACACCGGCGCGAAATCCTTACTGATGTCGCAATTCGTGACGAGGCTGGACGTCGACGACCCGGGCATTCTGCGCGACGTGGATACACCCGAGGATCTGCGCAACGTTTAG
- a CDS encoding methyl-accepting chemotaxis protein, with protein MTLNKKLASMIAVLWIGLILIGSFGAWQNRASMISDRRAQLISLIDQANHIVGHYYALAQQHTLPEDEAKKQALDMLASMRYGKDGYISVNDSQPVILMHPIKPELNGKNVAQFTDPLGNHLFVDMVNQGNHEGGGFVDYLWAKPGSEKPVPKTSYSARFAPWDWYLVTGMYMDDVQSAFYANLLRWLAITVALGAVATAVMLLVLRSIRRSLGGDLEVAVEHAQLMARGDLATRVQVSPNANGSLLHALQTMQAGLVETVSRVRLGTENINVGATEIAAGNTDLSQRTEEQAAALVETASSMDQMTVNVKQNADSAMQAAHLAGQAADVATRGSRVVDDVVRTMGEITSSSRQIGDIIGVIDGIAFQTNILALNAAVEAARAGEQGRGFAVVAAEVRSLAQRSATAAKEIKALIETSTDTVEAGASLVANAGSTMGEIVQSVRRVNEILEEISNASREQSAGIEQVNRAVGEMDQVTQQNAALVEQAAAAAHSLKDQVGVLREAISSFALPV; from the coding sequence ATGACTCTGAACAAAAAACTCGCCTCGATGATCGCGGTCCTCTGGATTGGTCTGATCCTGATCGGCAGCTTCGGCGCATGGCAAAACCGCGCGTCGATGATCTCCGACCGACGCGCCCAGTTGATCTCGCTGATCGACCAGGCCAATCACATCGTCGGCCACTATTACGCGCTGGCCCAACAACACACACTCCCCGAAGACGAAGCGAAAAAGCAGGCGCTCGACATGCTGGCGAGCATGCGCTACGGCAAGGACGGCTATATCTCCGTCAACGATTCGCAGCCCGTCATCCTGATGCACCCGATCAAGCCCGAACTGAACGGCAAGAACGTCGCGCAATTCACCGACCCGCTCGGCAATCACCTGTTCGTCGACATGGTCAATCAGGGCAATCATGAGGGCGGCGGTTTCGTCGACTATCTGTGGGCGAAGCCCGGTAGCGAAAAGCCAGTGCCGAAGACCAGCTACTCGGCCCGCTTCGCGCCGTGGGACTGGTATCTCGTCACCGGCATGTACATGGACGACGTGCAAAGCGCGTTCTACGCGAACCTGTTGCGCTGGCTTGCGATCACGGTGGCGCTCGGCGCAGTCGCCACGGCCGTGATGCTGCTGGTGTTGCGCAGCATTCGCCGCTCGCTCGGCGGCGATCTCGAAGTGGCCGTCGAACATGCACAACTGATGGCGCGCGGCGATCTCGCCACTCGCGTGCAGGTGTCTCCTAACGCAAATGGCAGCCTGCTCCACGCACTTCAGACGATGCAGGCCGGGCTGGTCGAAACCGTCTCGCGCGTGCGGCTGGGGACGGAGAACATCAACGTCGGCGCCACGGAAATCGCCGCCGGCAATACCGACCTGTCGCAGCGCACCGAGGAACAAGCGGCCGCGCTGGTCGAAACCGCGTCGAGCATGGATCAGATGACGGTCAACGTGAAACAGAACGCGGACAGCGCAATGCAGGCCGCGCACCTCGCCGGTCAGGCGGCGGACGTCGCAACGCGCGGCAGCCGCGTCGTCGACGACGTGGTGCGGACCATGGGCGAGATCACCAGCAGCTCGCGGCAGATCGGCGACATCATCGGCGTGATCGACGGCATTGCGTTCCAGACCAATATTCTGGCGCTCAACGCCGCCGTCGAAGCAGCCCGCGCGGGCGAACAGGGTCGCGGCTTCGCGGTGGTTGCTGCCGAAGTGCGCAGCCTCGCGCAGCGCTCGGCCACGGCCGCCAAGGAGATCAAGGCGCTGATCGAAACCTCGACGGATACCGTCGAAGCGGGCGCGTCGCTGGTCGCCAATGCCGGTTCGACGATGGGCGAGATCGTGCAGTCGGTGCGTCGCGTGAACGAGATTCTGGAGGAGATCAGCAACGCGTCGCGCGAGCAGAGCGCAGGCATCGAACAGGTGAATCGTGCAGTCGGCGAGATGGATCAGGTCACGCAGCAGAACGCCGCGCTGGTCGAGCAGGCCGCTGCTGCCGCCCACTCGCTGAAGGACCAGGTGGGCGTGCTGCGCGAGGCGATTTCGAGCTTTGCGCTGCCGGTTTGA
- a CDS encoding 2-aminoethylphosphonate aminotransferase, with protein sequence MLLLNPGPVTLTERVRNSLLQTDLCHRESEFFDLQEEARTRLVELYGLDAAEWQAVLMTGSGTAAVESMTAALVPHNGKLLVVENGVYGERISQIATQYGIAHEALKHDWMQAPDLAKIVERLDADKAFTHVAVIHHETTTGRLNDLAALGELCRARGLRLLVDGVSSFGAEPIDFADTSLDAVAATANKCLHGVPGASFVLVRRAALAQAASRTYYLDLGRLARLQDQRNTPFTPSVHAYYALVEALREIADEGGWRARHQRYAALAEQARAGLAERGMASVLPPEQSSVVLRAYRLPEGIAYPQLHDALKARGFVIYAGQGGLSAELFRISTMGNIHAADIDRLLQGFSELMR encoded by the coding sequence ATGTTGCTGCTGAACCCAGGTCCGGTGACGCTGACCGAACGCGTTCGCAACAGCCTGTTGCAGACCGATTTGTGCCATCGAGAAAGCGAGTTCTTCGACTTGCAGGAAGAGGCGCGCACGCGTCTGGTCGAGTTGTACGGTCTCGACGCCGCCGAATGGCAAGCCGTGCTGATGACCGGCTCGGGCACGGCGGCGGTCGAAAGCATGACGGCGGCGCTGGTGCCGCACAACGGCAAGCTGCTGGTCGTCGAAAACGGCGTGTACGGCGAGCGTATTTCGCAGATCGCCACGCAGTACGGCATCGCGCATGAAGCGCTGAAGCACGACTGGATGCAGGCGCCCGATCTCGCGAAGATCGTCGAACGTCTCGACGCGGACAAGGCGTTCACGCACGTCGCGGTGATCCATCACGAAACCACGACAGGCCGCCTGAACGATCTGGCCGCACTGGGCGAGTTGTGCCGCGCGCGCGGCTTGCGATTGCTGGTGGACGGCGTCAGCAGCTTCGGCGCGGAGCCGATCGATTTCGCCGATACCAGTCTCGACGCAGTCGCGGCCACCGCGAACAAGTGTCTGCATGGCGTGCCGGGTGCGTCGTTCGTGCTGGTGCGGCGTGCCGCGCTCGCGCAGGCGGCGAGCCGCACTTACTACCTCGACCTCGGGCGTCTTGCGCGTTTGCAGGATCAGCGCAATACGCCGTTCACGCCGTCGGTTCACGCGTATTACGCGCTGGTCGAAGCGTTGCGCGAAATCGCCGACGAGGGCGGCTGGCGCGCACGTCACCAGCGTTATGCGGCGCTTGCCGAGCAGGCGCGCGCGGGCCTGGCCGAGCGTGGAATGGCGAGCGTGTTGCCGCCGGAGCAGTCGTCGGTGGTGTTGCGCGCGTACCGGTTGCCGGAGGGCATCGCGTATCCGCAACTGCACGATGCGTTGAAGGCGCGCGGCTTCGTCATCTATGCCGGGCAGGGCGGTTTGTCGGCTGAACTGTTCCGTATTTCGACGATGGGCAATATTCATGCTGCCGATATCGACCGGCTGTTGCAGGGGTTTTCCGAGTTGATGCGGTGA
- a CDS encoding xanthine dehydrogenase family protein molybdopterin-binding subunit yields the protein MNLIGQPVDRIDGLLKVIGEARYAAEFPEARLAHGVLVTSTIASGTIASIDASRAQAVPGVLLVMTYQNAPRLPNGGKPPLAPPAGRRLSLLQDNQVHYSNEPVAVVVADTLEHATDAARQLQIVYQQSAATVDFALAKPNAHAPVKPQGRQTDTQRGSFEDGMQSGPVHVDATYTTPIEHHNPMEPHATMAIWDGPQLTLYDSTQGVSSAALAVAKTLGVSPGDVRVISPFVGGGFGCKGSSWSHVSLCAMASKQTGRPVRLVLERPQMFGPVGARPRTEQHFALAARHDGTLTAMRHDSVSNTSVIEDWTETCCMVTRMLYAVPNQVTTHRIVPLNLGTPTFMRAPGETTGSFALESAMDELAVALNMDPLALRIKNYADADPQENKPFSGKSLHECYQIGAQKFGWSRRTSTPRSMREGNTLIGLGMATATYPANRSEAAAVARILPDGTAMVASGTQDIGTGTYTVMTQVAADALGFAPENIHFALGDSTLPRAPVSGGSQSAASVSPAVRDAASQARSQLIALALADQASPVYGIALDDITVENGWVTSRSQPAKRDPAAAIIARSGGKPIEANSTVKPGDEKQKYSFHSFGAVFVEVHVDADLGTIRVPRVVGVYDVGRVLNLKTARSQLMGGIVWGIGAALQEETTVDTRYGRFTNANLAEYHVPVNADIGSLDITFIDRPDPYINSLGVRGIGEIGITGVSAAIANAVYHATGVRVRDLPVTLDKVMRV from the coding sequence ATGAATCTCATCGGTCAACCAGTCGACCGTATCGACGGTCTGCTCAAAGTGATCGGCGAAGCGCGTTACGCCGCCGAATTTCCCGAAGCGCGGCTCGCGCATGGGGTGCTCGTCACGAGCACGATTGCCAGCGGCACGATTGCGTCGATCGACGCGAGCCGCGCACAGGCCGTCCCCGGCGTGCTGCTCGTGATGACCTACCAGAACGCGCCGCGACTGCCGAACGGCGGCAAGCCGCCGCTCGCGCCGCCCGCCGGTCGCCGTCTGTCGCTGTTGCAGGACAACCAGGTGCACTACAGCAACGAGCCGGTCGCGGTGGTCGTCGCCGACACGCTCGAACATGCAACCGACGCCGCGCGCCAGCTGCAGATCGTCTATCAGCAGAGTGCCGCAACGGTCGATTTCGCGCTGGCAAAGCCGAACGCGCACGCGCCCGTCAAACCGCAAGGACGTCAGACCGACACGCAGCGCGGCAGCTTCGAAGACGGCATGCAAAGCGGCCCGGTGCACGTCGATGCCACCTACACGACGCCGATCGAACATCACAACCCGATGGAGCCGCACGCGACGATGGCGATCTGGGACGGCCCGCAACTCACGCTCTACGATTCGACCCAGGGCGTCAGCAGCGCGGCGCTGGCGGTCGCGAAAACGCTCGGCGTTTCGCCCGGCGACGTGCGCGTGATTTCGCCGTTCGTCGGCGGCGGATTTGGTTGCAAAGGCTCGTCGTGGTCGCACGTGTCGTTGTGCGCGATGGCGTCGAAACAAACCGGACGACCGGTGCGGCTCGTGCTCGAACGGCCGCAGATGTTCGGCCCGGTCGGCGCGCGGCCGCGCACCGAGCAGCATTTCGCGCTCGCCGCGCGGCACGACGGCACGCTGACCGCGATGCGTCACGACAGCGTTTCCAATACATCGGTCATCGAGGACTGGACGGAGACCTGCTGCATGGTCACGCGCATGCTGTATGCCGTGCCCAATCAGGTGACCACGCATCGCATCGTGCCGCTCAATCTCGGCACGCCGACCTTCATGCGCGCCCCCGGCGAAACCACCGGCTCGTTCGCGCTGGAATCGGCGATGGACGAACTCGCCGTCGCGCTGAACATGGACCCGCTCGCGCTGCGCATCAAAAATTATGCGGATGCCGATCCGCAGGAAAACAAGCCGTTTTCGGGCAAATCGCTGCATGAGTGCTATCAGATCGGCGCGCAGAAATTCGGCTGGTCGCGGCGCACCAGCACGCCGCGTTCGATGCGCGAAGGCAACACGCTGATCGGGCTCGGCATGGCGACCGCGACCTATCCGGCCAATCGCAGCGAAGCCGCGGCGGTCGCGCGGATCTTGCCGGACGGCACCGCGATGGTGGCCTCGGGCACGCAGGACATCGGCACCGGCACGTACACGGTGATGACCCAGGTCGCCGCCGATGCGCTCGGCTTCGCGCCCGAAAACATCCACTTCGCGCTCGGCGATTCCACCTTGCCGCGCGCGCCGGTGTCGGGCGGATCGCAATCGGCGGCGAGCGTCTCGCCGGCCGTGCGCGACGCGGCGAGCCAGGCGCGCAGCCAGTTGATCGCACTGGCGCTCGCGGATCAGGCGTCGCCCGTATACGGCATTGCGCTCGACGACATCACCGTGGAAAACGGCTGGGTCACGAGCCGCTCGCAACCCGCGAAGCGCGATCCGGCAGCGGCGATCATTGCGCGCTCGGGCGGCAAGCCGATCGAGGCGAACTCCACGGTCAAGCCCGGCGACGAAAAGCAGAAGTACTCGTTTCACTCGTTCGGCGCGGTGTTCGTCGAGGTGCATGTCGACGCCGATCTCGGGACGATACGCGTGCCGCGCGTAGTGGGCGTGTATGACGTGGGGCGCGTGCTCAATCTGAAAACGGCGCGCAGTCAGTTGATGGGCGGGATCGTGTGGGGCATCGGCGCGGCGCTGCAGGAAGAGACCACGGTGGATACGCGGTATGGGCGCTTCACCAACGCGAATCTCGCGGAATATCACGTGCCGGTGAATGCCGATATCGGCTCGCTGGACATCACGTTTATCGACCGGCCCGATCCGTATATCAACTCGCTTGGCGTACGGGGAATCGGCGAGATCGGGATTACCGGGGTGTCGGCGGCGATCGCGAATGCGGTGTATCACGCGACCGGCGTGAGGGTGCGGGATCTGCCGGTTACGCTCGACAAGGTGATGCGGGTGTAG
- a CDS encoding UdgX family uracil-DNA binding protein (This protein belongs to the uracil DNA glycosylase superfamily, members of which act in excision repair of DNA. However, it belongs more specifically to UdgX branch, whose founding member was found to bind uracil in DNA (where it does not belong), without cleaving it, appears to promote DNA repair by a pathway involving RecA, rather than base excision.), whose product MKRISIEPSFAAWRHAARELLRQGVEPASVEWLEGTENSAFSDSRQPAAAAPNPPAIPRDLLNRLKDAACFPAPDRWHLLYRVLWRWAHGERHVISPEDPDGALLAQRVQAVEPETDKLRSLTRFRRRDPSMGPPEFVGWQEPQHDLLERAADIFAGPMGESTWMLATPRGAVFWNGMLLRIGQSLVEIEEPAATAQAPSASAMCGEAVTSEPTEALWLAYYASASVSGTVPATVSLLYWRMPPAGPPLPAPLARARSRLGAQSAVVTVPPPPPVEYSAITPPFRDPDGPLATCRRCALWRNAQQAVAGVGPSHATIMAVGEQPGEHENRHGKPFTGAAGQLLDVVLERAGLDRDRLYLTYAVKHYKWEAPDQQLRRQAGQQRVHRAPEPREVEACQFWLAQELSQVAPRVVVALGATALKTLTGLHVNLSEYLGQTIAHDGRLIVPTWHPSYALRTADAGLREDIVEAIVMAFRRAAVLAAEGG is encoded by the coding sequence ATGAAACGCATTTCGATCGAACCGTCCTTTGCCGCATGGCGCCACGCGGCGCGCGAACTGCTGCGTCAAGGAGTCGAACCGGCGTCGGTCGAGTGGCTCGAAGGTACAGAAAATTCAGCGTTTTCAGACAGCCGGCAGCCGGCGGCTGCGGCCCCAAACCCTCCGGCAATACCGCGTGATCTGCTCAACCGGCTAAAGGACGCTGCCTGTTTCCCGGCGCCGGATCGATGGCACTTGCTCTATCGCGTCCTCTGGCGCTGGGCACATGGCGAACGGCACGTCATCAGCCCGGAAGATCCCGACGGCGCGCTGCTGGCGCAACGCGTCCAGGCTGTCGAACCGGAAACCGACAAGCTGCGAAGTCTCACGCGGTTTCGCAGGCGCGACCCTTCAATGGGACCGCCGGAGTTCGTCGGCTGGCAGGAGCCGCAGCACGATCTGCTGGAGCGGGCCGCAGATATATTCGCCGGACCCATGGGCGAATCCACGTGGATGCTGGCCACGCCACGCGGCGCAGTGTTCTGGAACGGCATGCTGCTGCGTATCGGCCAATCGTTGGTAGAAATAGAAGAACCCGCCGCAACCGCGCAGGCTCCGTCAGCTAGCGCGATGTGCGGCGAAGCAGTCACCAGCGAACCCACCGAGGCTCTCTGGCTCGCGTATTACGCCAGTGCCAGCGTCTCCGGTACCGTCCCGGCGACCGTGTCGTTGCTCTACTGGCGAATGCCGCCTGCCGGGCCGCCGCTGCCCGCGCCTCTGGCTCGCGCGCGCAGCCGTCTCGGTGCACAAAGCGCTGTCGTCACCGTGCCGCCGCCTCCGCCGGTCGAATACTCCGCGATAACGCCGCCATTCCGCGATCCGGACGGTCCGCTCGCCACCTGCCGGCGTTGCGCGTTGTGGCGCAACGCGCAGCAGGCCGTCGCGGGCGTCGGGCCGTCGCACGCGACGATCATGGCGGTCGGCGAACAACCCGGTGAGCACGAGAATCGGCACGGCAAGCCCTTTACGGGCGCGGCCGGACAACTGCTGGACGTCGTGCTGGAGCGCGCCGGTCTCGACCGCGACCGGCTGTATCTGACCTATGCGGTCAAACATTACAAGTGGGAGGCGCCCGATCAACAGCTTCGGCGGCAAGCCGGTCAGCAGCGGGTTCATCGCGCACCCGAGCCTCGCGAGGTCGAGGCATGCCAGTTCTGGCTGGCGCAGGAGTTGTCGCAGGTCGCGCCGCGTGTGGTCGTCGCGCTTGGGGCGACCGCGCTGAAAACCCTCACTGGGCTTCATGTGAACCTGTCGGAATATTTGGGGCAGACCATCGCTCATGACGGGCGGCTGATCGTGCCGACCTGGCATCCGTCCTACGCGCTGAGAACGGCGGATGCCGGGTTGCGGGAAGACATCGTCGAGGCGATTGTGATGGCGTTCCGGCGCGCGGCTGTGTTGGCGGCGGAGGGCGGGTAG
- the aepX gene encoding phosphoenolpyruvate mutase gives MNAREPAFIATSRSARLRQMLLSNELEFIMEAHNGLSARIVREAGFKAIWGSGLAISAQYGVRDNNEASWTQVVDTLEFMADASDLPILLDGDTGYGNFNNVRRLVRKLEQRGIAGVCIEDKQFPKTNSFINGEAQPLADMDEFCGKIKAGKDSQSDENFSIVARVEALIAGWGMDEALRRAEAYRQAGADAILIHSKLSRPDEILEFAREWAGRGPLVIVPTKYYSTPTEVFREAGISTVIWANHLIRSATSAMQAVAKEIHSSETLVNVEDSIAAVNEIFRLQDADEYSEAEDRYLSSGRAAGAAVVLAASRGKGLEAVTEDRPKVMLPIAGKPLLRWLVDSFKKQGVNDITVVGGYRADAIETAGIKLVVNEQHAQTGELASLACAIDKLAGDTVISYGDLLFRSYILRDLVESEAAFSVVVDSSLTDAENASVRDFAWCSTADDRGLFGSKVTLRHVSSGQDASAAIASQTPHGRWVGLLNVRDAGRERLQKVMSQLQARPDFASLDMPALLNALIEAGESIEVQYVHGHWRGVNDLEDFRRAGDFAHAQAPFATGDNAAKGAKNGAAQ, from the coding sequence ATGAACGCCCGCGAACCCGCATTTATCGCCACTTCCCGCAGCGCACGTTTGCGCCAGATGCTGTTGAGCAACGAACTCGAATTCATCATGGAGGCCCATAACGGCCTGTCCGCGCGAATCGTTCGTGAAGCCGGCTTCAAGGCGATCTGGGGCTCGGGTCTCGCGATTTCCGCGCAATACGGTGTGCGCGACAACAACGAAGCGAGCTGGACCCAGGTCGTCGATACGCTCGAATTCATGGCCGACGCGAGTGATCTGCCGATCCTGCTCGACGGCGATACCGGCTACGGCAACTTCAACAACGTGCGCCGCCTCGTGCGCAAGCTCGAACAACGCGGCATTGCCGGCGTGTGTATCGAAGACAAGCAGTTCCCGAAAACGAACAGCTTCATCAACGGCGAAGCGCAGCCGCTCGCCGACATGGACGAGTTCTGCGGCAAGATCAAGGCCGGTAAAGACTCGCAGTCGGATGAAAATTTCTCGATCGTCGCGCGCGTCGAAGCGCTGATCGCGGGCTGGGGCATGGACGAAGCGCTGCGTCGCGCGGAGGCGTACCGGCAAGCCGGCGCCGACGCGATCCTGATTCACAGCAAGCTGTCGCGTCCTGACGAAATTCTCGAATTCGCGCGCGAATGGGCCGGTCGCGGTCCGCTCGTGATCGTGCCGACCAAGTACTACAGCACGCCGACCGAAGTGTTCCGCGAGGCGGGCATCAGCACGGTGATCTGGGCGAACCATCTGATCCGCTCGGCCACCTCGGCAATGCAGGCGGTCGCGAAGGAAATTCATTCGAGCGAAACGCTGGTCAACGTCGAGGACAGCATTGCTGCGGTCAACGAAATTTTCCGTCTGCAGGATGCCGACGAATACTCGGAAGCGGAAGACCGCTATCTGTCGAGCGGCCGCGCGGCCGGCGCAGCGGTCGTGCTCGCGGCGAGCCGGGGCAAGGGCCTCGAAGCCGTGACCGAAGACCGTCCGAAAGTGATGCTGCCGATCGCCGGCAAGCCGCTCTTGCGCTGGCTGGTCGACTCGTTCAAGAAGCAGGGCGTCAACGACATCACCGTGGTCGGCGGCTATCGTGCCGATGCGATCGAAACGGCGGGCATCAAGCTGGTCGTCAACGAACAGCATGCGCAAACCGGCGAACTCGCTTCGCTCGCCTGCGCCATCGACAAACTCGCGGGCGACACCGTGATCTCGTACGGCGATCTGCTGTTCCGCAGCTACATCCTGCGCGATCTGGTGGAAAGCGAAGCGGCGTTCAGCGTGGTGGTGGACTCGTCGCTGACCGACGCGGAAAACGCCAGCGTGCGCGATTTCGCATGGTGCTCGACAGCCGACGATCGCGGCCTGTTCGGCAGCAAGGTGACGCTGCGTCATGTGTCGAGCGGACAGGATGCGTCGGCGGCAATCGCTTCGCAAACGCCGCATGGCCGCTGGGTCGGTCTGCTGAACGTACGCGATGCAGGCCGCGAGCGTTTGCAAAAGGTGATGAGCCAGTTGCAGGCGCGTCCCGACTTTGCGTCGCTCGACATGCCCGCGCTGCTGAACGCGCTGATCGAAGCAGGTGAGTCGATCGAAGTGCAATACGTGCACGGTCACTGGCGCGGTGTGAACGACCTCGAAGACTTCCGTCGCGCCGGCGATTTCGCGCACGCGCAAGCGCCGTTCGCCACCGGCGACAACGCGGCGAAGGGCGCGAAGAACGGAGCCGCGCAATGA
- a CDS encoding PIG-L deacetylase family protein, whose amino-acid sequence MSETSPRLFIVSPHFDDAVFSCGALLAAHPDTAVCTVFAAPPEHEMHTEWDEKSGFASASEAIHERTLEDNRALEVLDAIPLRMPFRDSQYSDSPSISKMAAALEETIYRTTANTLLMPLGLYHDDHVRVFEACCEILPRLSHLAWFGYEEAIHRRTPGVVQARLADLAQRGVVATPAHPSAGHTIDVQRRLQLKREAVNAYASQLRAFGAGNYDDIFATERYWQLSVGRRSKK is encoded by the coding sequence ATGAGCGAAACCAGCCCACGCCTTTTCATCGTCTCGCCCCATTTCGACGACGCCGTCTTCAGTTGCGGCGCCCTGCTCGCCGCTCACCCGGACACGGCCGTCTGCACTGTGTTCGCCGCACCGCCCGAGCACGAAATGCACACGGAATGGGATGAAAAGTCGGGCTTCGCGAGTGCCTCCGAGGCGATCCACGAGCGCACGCTGGAGGACAACCGCGCGCTCGAGGTACTCGACGCGATCCCGCTGCGCATGCCGTTTCGCGACAGCCAGTATTCGGACTCGCCATCGATCAGCAAGATGGCCGCCGCGCTGGAGGAAACCATTTATCGCACGACCGCGAACACGCTGCTGATGCCGCTCGGTCTGTATCACGACGATCACGTGCGGGTTTTCGAAGCCTGCTGCGAAATTCTGCCTCGGCTGTCGCATCTGGCGTGGTTCGGTTACGAGGAGGCGATCCACCGGCGCACGCCCGGCGTCGTTCAGGCGCGTCTCGCGGACCTCGCGCAGCGCGGCGTGGTGGCAACGCCCGCGCATCCGAGCGCGGGCCATACGATCGACGTCCAGCGTCGCCTGCAACTCAAGCGCGAAGCGGTCAATGCGTACGCGAGCCAGTTGCGGGCATTCGGCGCAGGCAATTACGACGATATCTTCGCCACTGAGCGCTACTGGCAATTGAGCGTTGGCCGTCGATCGAAAAAGTAA